GTGCCGGCCGCTATGCCGGGGCGGATTCATGTGGGCGGCGCCATGACGCACACGGGCGGTACCTAAGGGCCGGGCGGCCTCCGCGCAACGCGGCAATCGGCTCGCCTGGCCGTCCCGGAGTCGGGCATGGCCAGGCGGGCCGAGTGCAAGGCGCGCGTCAGGCCGCCCGGCCCGCGGCGTACACGGGCGGTACGTAAGGGCCGGGCGGCCTCTGCGCAACGCGGCACTCGGCTCGCCTGGCCGTCCCGACAAACGCGAGAGGCCCGGGTTTGGCGTCCGGGCCTCTATTAACCCTTTCGACCCTCGCTCCACGGGCCGAAAACCTGCAGGCTAGGGAGTTATCCCCAATCCCCACGCAAACATAACGCTCCGGAGGCTAAGCCACCACGGCACGGAGCCGGCGCGCGACGCCGGAGAGCCGCTCGGAGTCTGCAATGGCCTGCTTCGCGAGGCTCTCCCGCGTGCCGGGAAGCACCAGACGAACCGCGGCCTCGTCCTTCAAGTGGCGGTAGACGGCCTTCTTGTAGCCGACGATGGCCATGTCGCCATCGAGCAAGCCGACGACGACGCCCTGGCGGATCAACTCCCGGGTGGGCACGACATGTTGCGGCTCGTCCACGGGCCAGGCGGCCGGCCGAACGTCCACGTAGACCACGTGCTGCTCGGAGAGCACCGCGCGGGGATCGTGGGACGCATACACCGTGGGGTACTTCGCGGCAAACTCGGCAATGGGCATCAGGTCGCGCAGATGGGCCAGGGCGCTGTCGTTAGGAATGGTCATCTCCAAGCACTCTCCTCGAGATGGTGAACCACGGGAATTAACACCATCCTATGATGGAGAGTTTAAGGAGAGGTAAAGAACGAAAGATTTATTCTCCGACCTCGATATTGATGGTTTGCGCGCGCACCTCCTCCTTCTTGGGGAGACGGAGCGTCAGCACCCCATCCTTGAGCGCGGCCTTGATGCCCGAGCGGTTGACGTTGACGGGAAGGGGAAACGTCCGCTGGAAGGAGCCGAAGGCGCGCTCCACGCGCTGCGCCTTGGCGCTCTCGGGCTCCTGGTAGGGGCGATCGCCCGACAGCGTGAGCTCGTTGCCCTCCACCCCCAGGCGGATGTCCTCCTGGCGCGTGCCCGGAAGATCCAGGCAGATGATGTAGGCGTCGGGGGTCTCGAAGACGTCGGCCGGCGGCTGCCAGTGGCCGGGAGGCGCCGCAGCGCGCTCGCCGAAAGCCTCCTGGAACAACTGGCTGATCTCGTCGAGGTTGCGCAGCAAGCTGTGGGGCACCTGGCGGCGGAAGCGGGGATCCATGACGGCGAAGACCTCCCTGGCGAAGCGACTAGGAGCGTGTTGTGGATAGCCAGCGTAGCGAGAGGCTTGACATGGCGTCGACTGCGCGAAGGACAAGGCAAATGGGACCGAAGCGTACTCACCGCGTACGTGAGGGCCCATTTGCCGCCGGACGACAAAGCAGGCGGCGGCAGGGCGAACCTCGCGGTAGCGGGCTATTCGCAACACGCTCCTATGTGTTACTGGGGAAACACATAGTAGCGCACCGGCGCGACCCCCGCGCGCTCGATGCCCAGCACCTGGGCGGTGCGCTGCGAGAGGTCCAGCGAGCGGCCGTGGATGTAGGGGCCGCGGTCGGTCACCCGGACCAGCACCGCCTTGTCGTTGCGCGGGTTCTGCACCAGCAGCAGCGTGCCGAGGGGGAGCGTGCGACTGGCCACCGTGAAGTCGGTCTTGTCGAAGCGCGAGCCGTCCGCGGCCGTGCGGCCGTGGAAGAAACCGCCGTACCAGGATGCCACCGCGTCCCTGGCGGGGACTCCGGGGAGCCCGCCGCGGCTGACCTGCCTGGCCAGCGGCAGGCCTCCTAGCGCCTGCCGGAGGTCGTCGATGGCCGCCAGGGCGACTTGCGCCGGCCGCTGGCGCTGGGTGCGCGCGAAGGCGTCATCGACCTCGAGGAGGGTCTCATGCTCGCAGCGCACCACCAGGAGCTTCTTGCGTTTCCCGGGCGTGATGTGGTCGGAACGCAAGCGGCCCTGTCGCCAGGAGTAGTTCAGCGCGTTCGCCGCCCGCGTGGCCTTGTCGCGCCAGGCGCCGCGGAACGACCACGCCACCTTGTCGCCCACCACGACGAACGTGGAAGGCTCTCCCGCCTCGTCGGCGGCCATCAGCCAGGTGGCGTAGCGGTCCGGTTCGACGTAGCTGATGTAAGAGGTGGTCGCGGCGGTCGCGAGTGCTGCCGAGAGCAGAATGGTGGTGAACAAGCGGATTGGCTCCTCGTCGTCAATGCCAGCCCTGGATGTGGGTGGTCCGTTCGAGCAGGGCCACGGCTTGCGCCGCGATGCCTTCCGCCCGCCCGATCGCCCCCAGGTGATCCGGCGTCGTGGCCTTTACCGACACCGCCGCCTCCGGGATACCGATGGCGTCCGCCAGCACCTGCCGCATGCGCGGGATGTGCGGGCCGAGCCTTGGTTCCTGTGCGATGACGGTGGCGTCCACGTTGCAGATGTCCCAGCCCCGCTCGCGCACCATCGTCGCCGTGGTGCCGAGCAGGTCCGTGCTGCGGGCGTCCTTGAAACGCGGATCGCCCGGCGGAAAGTGGGTCCCGAGATCTCCGAGCGCCGCGGCGCCCAGGAGGGCATCCATGACGGCGTGGGTCAGCACGTCGGCGTCCGAATCCCCGGCCAGGCCCCGCCCGTGCGGCACGT
This genomic stretch from Candidatus Tanganyikabacteria bacterium harbors:
- a CDS encoding septal ring lytic transglycosylase RlpA family protein, encoding MVVRCEHETLLEVDDAFARTQRQRPAQVALAAIDDLRQALGGLPLARQVSRGGLPGVPARDAVASWYGGFFHGRTAADGSRFDKTDFTVASRTLPLGTLLLVQNPRNDKAVLVRVTDRGPYIHGRSLDLSQRTAQVLGIERAGVAPVRYYVFPQ
- a CDS encoding Hsp20/alpha crystallin family protein, whose protein sequence is MDPRFRRQVPHSLLRNLDEISQLFQEAFGERAAAPPGHWQPPADVFETPDAYIICLDLPGTRQEDIRLGVEGNELTLSGDRPYQEPESAKAQRVERAFGSFQRTFPLPVNVNRSGIKAALKDGVLTLRLPKKEEVRAQTINIEVGE
- a CDS encoding 2-C-methyl-D-erythritol 2,4-cyclodiphosphate synthase, encoding MVSNIRVGTGFDVHAFEAGRTLRLGGVDVPHGRGLAGDSDADVLTHAVMDALLGAAALGDLGTHFPPGDPRFKDARSTDLLGTTATMVRERGWDICNVDATVIAQEPRLGPHIPRMRQVLADAIGIPEAAVSVKATTPDHLGAIGRAEGIAAQAVALLERTTHIQGWH